One window of the Catenulispora sp. EB89 genome contains the following:
- a CDS encoding serine/threonine-protein kinase: MEPLLPADPRMIARFQLLARLGSGGMGEVFLALTPDGRQVAVKIVRGGFDGGEAMARFRHEVEAVGRLRSRWTAALEDADLTGRPIWLATEYVPGPTLAAAVARFGAMPPGAVRHLAAGLAAAVADVHAQGVLHRDLKPNNIVLSPSGPRLIDFGIARTGDQTALTRTGSAVGTPGYLAPEIVRGGAPSPAADVFALGAMLAYAATGRPPFGTGDPHAIMFRSVEDPADTEGVEPALAALITRYTAKDPAARPTAAELLAEADEQVSADDAPIVAGFYEGLAAIADTVPQDVATATELGLLPATGPDGPDAAAAPRRNRRRAAVLVSAVSAAAVVAIALAVEYPPSGTDHAGPGASGLPSTAAGGGSPVAAAVSGATGSANGATTGTTAASTGASGASGTGTGTGTTGTSSAATPSSTSTAPPTTFLRDRPGTQGVETSILWNPQTHECENSPAREETLPNEFAFQSSADRQPVASGTPVTIGFRSKNPNSGAPYYMAAEVLPPPSYNGNAVLYRWNDKPQPLSTDWAYTTFPKDFTPTLSAPGAGNLPAETDFPGDYVVLWFHVHSDGEAYYVACDGFSVS; the protein is encoded by the coding sequence TTGGAACCGCTGCTGCCCGCCGACCCCCGCATGATCGCCCGGTTCCAGCTGCTGGCCAGGCTGGGCTCGGGCGGCATGGGAGAGGTCTTCCTCGCGCTGACCCCCGACGGCCGGCAGGTCGCGGTCAAGATCGTGCGGGGCGGTTTCGACGGCGGCGAGGCGATGGCCCGCTTCCGGCACGAGGTGGAGGCCGTCGGCAGGCTGCGCAGCCGGTGGACCGCCGCGCTGGAGGACGCCGACCTGACCGGCAGGCCGATCTGGCTGGCCACCGAATACGTGCCCGGCCCGACCCTGGCCGCGGCGGTGGCGCGGTTCGGCGCGATGCCGCCGGGGGCGGTGCGGCACCTGGCCGCCGGGCTCGCCGCGGCGGTCGCCGACGTGCACGCGCAGGGCGTCCTGCACCGTGACCTGAAGCCGAACAACATCGTCCTGTCACCGTCCGGCCCGCGGCTGATCGACTTCGGCATAGCCCGGACCGGCGACCAGACCGCGCTGACCCGCACCGGCAGCGCGGTCGGCACGCCCGGTTACCTGGCGCCGGAGATCGTGCGCGGCGGCGCGCCGAGCCCGGCGGCCGACGTCTTCGCCCTCGGCGCGATGCTCGCCTACGCCGCGACCGGCCGTCCCCCGTTCGGGACCGGCGACCCGCACGCGATCATGTTCCGCAGCGTCGAGGACCCCGCCGACACCGAAGGCGTCGAGCCGGCCCTCGCCGCCCTGATCACCCGGTACACGGCCAAGGACCCGGCGGCGCGGCCGACCGCCGCCGAGCTGCTGGCCGAGGCGGACGAGCAGGTGTCGGCGGACGACGCCCCGATCGTCGCAGGCTTCTACGAAGGCCTGGCGGCGATCGCCGACACCGTGCCGCAGGACGTGGCGACCGCCACCGAGCTGGGCCTGCTTCCGGCGACCGGGCCTGACGGGCCCGACGCCGCAGCGGCTCCGCGGCGGAATCGCAGGCGTGCGGCGGTCCTCGTCTCGGCGGTCTCGGCCGCCGCGGTCGTCGCGATCGCGCTGGCGGTGGAGTACCCGCCGAGCGGGACCGACCATGCCGGACCCGGCGCGAGCGGCCTGCCGTCGACTGCGGCGGGCGGCGGTTCGCCGGTGGCGGCGGCTGTCAGCGGCGCGACCGGGAGTGCGAACGGCGCTACGACCGGCACCACGGCCGCCTCGACCGGCGCGAGTGGCGCAAGTGGAACCGGCACCGGCACCGGCACGACCGGCACATCGTCCGCCGCGACCCCGTCGTCGACGAGCACCGCACCGCCGACCACGTTCCTGCGCGACCGCCCCGGCACCCAGGGCGTCGAAACCTCGATCCTGTGGAATCCGCAGACGCACGAGTGCGAGAACAGCCCGGCCCGCGAAGAAACCCTGCCGAACGAGTTCGCCTTCCAAAGCTCCGCCGACCGCCAACCGGTCGCGTCCGGCACCCCGGTCACCATCGGCTTCCGCAGCAAGAACCCGAACTCCGGCGCCCCGTACTACATGGCGGCCGAAGTCCTGCCCCCGCCGAGCTACAACGGCAACGCCGTGCTCTACCGCTGGAACGACAAACCCCAGCCGTTGAGCACCGACTGGGCCTACACCACCTTCCCCAAGGACTTCACCCCCACGCTCAGCGCACCCGGCGCCGGCAACCTCCCGGCGGAGACCGACTTCCCGGGCGACTACGTCGTCCTGTGGTTCCACGTCCACAGCGACGGCGAGGCCTACTACGTCGCCTGCGATGGTTTCTCCGTCTCCTGA
- a CDS encoding 1-aminocyclopropane-1-carboxylate deaminase/D-cysteine desulfhydrase: MDFTRFDAAIDELPRRRVGFYPTPFHALPNLSAAYGINFFMKREDLAGPSAISGSKLRLAEFILGRAVQDGVTHVITQGAYLTNSGLQFAAACLSARITPILVLTRNVSRHGELGEFRGNYLLTRTMGVETHVVNVTGSTWDTPRVAARIADTIADRKAELEAQGHKVLVVGAGGAHPDGFVAHALTFREMLEQSAAAGVDLDFVYHTIGTGTALPGMLAAKLSLGHPVRFRSISILGYDDGDWMNPGVIVERTKAVLATLGAPVPDDATIRAEIDVDQRFIGEEYAVATPESSAAIRELARAEGVFVGPVYTGKGLAGLLEHARSGRIPAGSNVAFLHTGDTGNLFEIPQVVGPIAE, translated from the coding sequence ATGGACTTCACGCGATTCGACGCCGCCATCGACGAACTCCCCCGACGCCGGGTCGGGTTCTACCCCACCCCGTTCCACGCCTTGCCCAACCTGTCGGCCGCGTACGGGATCAACTTCTTCATGAAGCGCGAGGACCTGGCGGGCCCCAGCGCCATCAGCGGCAGCAAGCTGCGTCTGGCCGAGTTCATCCTGGGTCGGGCCGTCCAGGACGGGGTGACGCACGTGATCACCCAGGGCGCCTACCTGACCAACTCGGGGCTGCAGTTCGCCGCCGCCTGCCTGAGCGCCCGGATCACGCCGATCCTGGTCCTGACCCGGAACGTGTCCCGGCACGGCGAGCTCGGCGAGTTCCGCGGCAACTACCTGCTCACCCGGACGATGGGGGTCGAGACCCACGTCGTCAACGTCACCGGCAGCACCTGGGACACGCCGCGGGTCGCCGCGCGGATCGCCGACACCATCGCGGACCGCAAGGCCGAGCTGGAGGCGCAGGGGCACAAGGTTCTCGTCGTCGGAGCCGGCGGCGCGCACCCCGACGGCTTCGTCGCGCACGCCCTGACGTTCCGGGAGATGCTGGAGCAGTCCGCGGCCGCCGGAGTCGATCTCGACTTCGTCTACCACACGATCGGTACCGGGACCGCGCTGCCGGGGATGCTCGCGGCCAAGCTGAGCCTGGGCCACCCGGTACGGTTCCGGTCGATCTCCATCCTGGGATACGACGACGGAGACTGGATGAACCCCGGCGTGATCGTCGAACGGACCAAGGCGGTGCTGGCCACCCTGGGCGCGCCGGTCCCCGACGACGCGACGATCCGGGCCGAGATCGACGTCGACCAGCGCTTCATCGGCGAGGAGTACGCCGTCGCCACTCCCGAGAGCTCGGCGGCGATCCGCGAGCTGGCGCGGGCCGAGGGCGTCTTCGTCGGCCCCGTCTACACGGGCAAGGGGCTGGCCGGTTTGCTGGAGCACGCCCGCAGCGGACGGATCCCCGCCGGCAGCAACGTCGCGTTCCTGCACACCGGGGACACCGGCAACTTGTTCGAGATCCCCCAAGTCGTCGGCCCCATCGCCGAATAA
- a CDS encoding NADP-dependent oxidoreductase, producing the protein MKAIIATDQNAEAAGITLAERREPAPAINDVVVRVHASGFAPAEWEWPSTWVDRAGHERTEAVIGHEFAGVVSSLGYGTTGLSLGQRVFGITDWHRDGTLAEYTAVEARNLAPLPGDVDFTVGASLPISGLTAWQGLFQHGRLRAGQSVLAHGAAGAVGSVVTQLAREFGAYVIGTGRAADRQAALDFGANDFLDLDRDDLTDTGGVDVVFDVIGGDVQRRSASVVRPGGTLVSVVGPVEYRPADGLAIDFVVESVPGQLTEIVDRVRDGRLRTHIGTVATLDDALPALNPTRRRRGKTVIQVRH; encoded by the coding sequence ATGAAGGCGATCATCGCGACGGATCAGAACGCGGAAGCAGCCGGCATCACCCTCGCGGAGCGGCGCGAGCCGGCACCGGCCATCAACGACGTCGTCGTCCGAGTCCACGCCTCGGGCTTCGCCCCGGCCGAGTGGGAGTGGCCCTCGACGTGGGTCGACCGCGCCGGCCATGAGCGAACCGAGGCCGTCATCGGCCACGAGTTCGCCGGCGTGGTCTCCTCCCTCGGCTACGGGACGACCGGGCTCTCGCTGGGCCAGCGGGTGTTCGGGATCACCGACTGGCACCGCGACGGAACCCTGGCCGAGTACACGGCCGTGGAGGCACGCAACCTCGCGCCGCTGCCCGGCGACGTCGACTTCACGGTCGGCGCGAGCCTGCCGATCTCCGGCCTGACCGCGTGGCAGGGCCTGTTCCAGCACGGCCGCCTCCGGGCCGGCCAGAGCGTCCTCGCCCACGGCGCCGCCGGCGCGGTCGGCTCCGTGGTGACGCAGCTGGCCCGGGAGTTCGGCGCCTACGTCATCGGCACCGGCCGGGCCGCCGACCGCCAGGCGGCACTCGACTTCGGCGCGAACGACTTCCTCGACCTCGACCGCGACGACCTCACCGACACCGGCGGCGTCGACGTGGTCTTCGACGTCATCGGCGGCGACGTCCAACGGCGCTCGGCGAGCGTCGTCCGCCCCGGCGGGACCCTGGTGTCGGTGGTCGGGCCCGTCGAGTACCGTCCTGCCGACGGCCTCGCGATCGACTTCGTCGTCGAGTCGGTGCCCGGTCAGCTGACCGAGATCGTCGACCGGGTGCGCGACGGACGCCTGCGCACGCACATCGGAACCGTCGCAACCCTCGACGACGCCCTCCCCGCCCTGAACCCGACCCGGCGGCGCAGGGGCAAGACCGTCATCCAGGTGCGCCACTGA
- a CDS encoding MarR family transcriptional regulator, whose product MPHPQAKVHRMSELIEPIGAVTFSEIPNEGFLALGMRNYWDGYFAGRAAPLGLAPAEVVHAVFYNFADGEVARHIPWVWGKTTPQEAIAVRERGSTAALRQRIGPLADTPDLRRVTDLAYRAAVSAPTEGRPLYAGLRALAVPAEPVARLWHTATLLREHRGDGHNAALLAHGIGGTEAHVLMALSLGMRAEEFGRVHHLPEAQLAAVVDGLRARGLVTADGGFTDVGRTTRERIEALTDELAASAYDVLSADELDELIAGLEPIAAAVRAAGD is encoded by the coding sequence ATGCCGCATCCACAGGCCAAGGTCCACCGCATGTCCGAGCTGATCGAGCCGATCGGCGCGGTCACCTTCTCCGAGATCCCGAACGAGGGCTTCCTGGCCCTGGGCATGCGCAACTACTGGGACGGATACTTCGCCGGCCGCGCCGCGCCACTGGGGTTGGCCCCGGCCGAGGTGGTGCACGCGGTCTTCTACAACTTCGCCGACGGCGAGGTGGCACGCCACATCCCGTGGGTCTGGGGGAAGACCACCCCGCAGGAGGCGATCGCCGTGCGCGAGCGGGGCAGCACCGCCGCGCTGCGGCAGCGGATCGGGCCCCTCGCCGACACCCCCGACCTGCGACGGGTCACCGACCTGGCGTACCGGGCCGCGGTCAGCGCACCGACCGAGGGCCGGCCGCTGTACGCCGGACTCCGGGCGCTCGCCGTGCCCGCGGAGCCGGTGGCCAGGCTCTGGCACACCGCGACGCTGCTGCGCGAGCACCGCGGCGACGGGCACAACGCGGCCCTGCTCGCGCACGGCATCGGCGGCACGGAGGCCCACGTCCTGATGGCTCTCTCCCTCGGGATGCGGGCCGAGGAGTTCGGTCGGGTGCACCACCTGCCCGAGGCGCAACTGGCCGCCGTGGTCGACGGCCTTCGCGCACGCGGCCTGGTGACTGCTGATGGCGGGTTCACCGACGTCGGCCGGACGACCCGGGAGCGGATCGAAGCGCTCACCGACGAGTTGGCGGCGTCGGCGTACGACGTGCTCAGCGCGGACGAACTCGACGAACTGATCGCGGGGCTGGAGCCGATCGCCGCCGCGGTGCGGGCCGCAGGGGACTGA
- a CDS encoding LysR family transcriptional regulator, with the protein MSWQFDPRHLVTLAAVGRLGSFAAAAEELGYTQSAVSQQIAELERRVGARVVVRRPVRATEAGQVLLDTEAAISMAMSRAATELAALAAGTVGEVRLGAFISAAASIVPPALARLRAACPGVHIALRELEQRETHALLIRGEIDLAITFDYEHAPVPVPAGLRQEHLMDDPIMVVVPVGHPLAGADGVTPADLPSDAWINTPVDVRDLAAAPVVGDRGSGQRLDFDGMDFRTALNLVAAGLGVALLPRLLLLDAPLSVVVLPMRKPTLVRRLYTCRLDTKGVTAPIRRLEAYLREAAAEL; encoded by the coding sequence ATGTCCTGGCAGTTCGATCCGCGGCACCTGGTGACGCTCGCCGCCGTCGGGCGGCTCGGTTCGTTCGCCGCCGCCGCGGAAGAGCTGGGCTATACCCAGTCCGCGGTCTCGCAGCAGATCGCCGAGCTGGAACGCCGGGTCGGCGCGCGAGTCGTGGTCCGGCGTCCGGTCCGCGCGACCGAGGCCGGGCAGGTCCTGCTCGACACCGAAGCCGCGATCAGCATGGCGATGAGCCGCGCTGCCACCGAGCTCGCGGCGCTCGCGGCGGGCACGGTCGGCGAGGTGCGGCTCGGCGCGTTCATCTCGGCGGCGGCGTCCATCGTCCCGCCGGCGCTGGCACGCCTGCGTGCCGCCTGCCCGGGCGTTCACATCGCACTGCGCGAACTCGAACAGCGCGAAACACATGCGCTGCTGATCCGGGGCGAGATCGACCTGGCCATCACCTTCGACTACGAACACGCTCCCGTGCCGGTGCCCGCCGGGCTGCGGCAGGAGCACCTCATGGACGATCCGATCATGGTCGTCGTTCCCGTCGGACACCCGCTGGCGGGAGCTGACGGCGTCACCCCGGCCGACCTGCCGTCGGACGCGTGGATCAACACCCCGGTCGACGTCCGCGACCTGGCGGCGGCCCCCGTCGTCGGCGACCGGGGGAGCGGACAGCGCCTGGACTTCGACGGCATGGACTTCCGCACCGCGCTCAACCTCGTCGCGGCCGGCCTCGGCGTCGCGCTGCTGCCGCGGTTGTTGCTGCTGGACGCTCCCCTGAGCGTGGTGGTCCTCCCGATGCGGAAGCCCACGCTGGTTCGTCGTCTCTACACCTGCCGCCTCGACACGAAAGGCGTGACCGCGCCGATCAGACGGCTTGAGGCGTACCTGCGGGAAGCCGCAGCGGAGCTCTGA
- a CDS encoding FAD-dependent monooxygenase has product MTDTGSTGSTGSSGSPEETVDVLIVGAGPAGLALAGELARAKVPALVLEREPEPPGFCRGFNLNARSLELLDRRGLASRFLAEGPTVATTAFVGASRLDLAAMRTKHPYVLGIPQTRVEELLAEWALESGARIHRGRRLSGLSQTGGGVIARVEGPGGPSTVRCGWLVGCDGGRSTVRAAAGIGFPGTAARRFTLLGDVVLADPRAVAFGPNTGPDGATVFAIPRPGYVRLLTADPAPSADLHADPHAPVTPDAFQRVIDAALGHRAEIAETLWLTRFGDAARLAERLRAGRVLLAGDAAHIHPPAGAIGVNAAIDDAFGLGWRLALVAHGQAPDSLLDGYHEERHAAGARLLRNTRAQAVLGQADGDDRLGPVRDLLGELAECEATAGPLAEAITGVGTRYPASGDVGHPWAGRMVPDVVLRQGGTDSPAGPAGPAVLADPDSLTALLARVVGGVLLLDGSADSPVLAAAVTPWADRVTTAYAVPPALEGARAILVRPDGHAAWIGAPSTTAEVAAKELHDALGRWFGIERAVGSGPHRS; this is encoded by the coding sequence ATGACGGACACCGGATCGACCGGATCAACCGGCTCAAGCGGATCGCCGGAGGAGACCGTCGACGTCCTGATCGTCGGTGCCGGCCCCGCAGGCCTGGCGCTCGCGGGGGAGTTGGCACGCGCGAAGGTCCCCGCGCTCGTCCTGGAACGCGAGCCCGAGCCACCGGGCTTCTGCCGCGGCTTCAACCTCAACGCCCGCAGCCTGGAGCTGCTCGACCGCCGAGGCCTCGCCTCCCGGTTCCTGGCCGAAGGGCCGACCGTCGCGACGACCGCGTTCGTCGGCGCCTCGCGCCTGGACCTGGCCGCCATGCGTACGAAGCACCCTTACGTCCTGGGCATCCCCCAGACCCGCGTGGAGGAACTTCTCGCCGAGTGGGCGCTGGAATCAGGCGCGCGCATCCACCGCGGTCGGCGCCTGTCCGGCCTGTCCCAGACTGGTGGCGGGGTGATCGCGCGGGTGGAAGGTCCCGGCGGTCCGTCCACGGTTCGCTGCGGGTGGCTGGTCGGCTGCGACGGCGGACGCAGTACGGTCCGCGCGGCGGCCGGGATCGGCTTCCCTGGCACGGCGGCGCGGAGGTTCACGCTGCTCGGGGACGTGGTGCTGGCCGATCCGCGGGCCGTGGCGTTCGGCCCGAACACCGGGCCCGACGGCGCGACGGTGTTCGCGATACCGCGTCCCGGCTACGTCCGGCTCCTCACCGCCGATCCGGCCCCGTCCGCCGACCTGCACGCCGACCCGCACGCGCCGGTGACGCCGGACGCCTTCCAGCGCGTGATCGACGCTGCGCTGGGACACCGGGCTGAGATCGCCGAAACGCTGTGGCTCACCCGGTTCGGGGACGCCGCGCGCCTGGCCGAACGGCTCCGGGCAGGCCGGGTGCTGCTCGCCGGGGACGCCGCGCACATCCACCCTCCCGCCGGTGCCATCGGCGTCAACGCGGCCATCGACGACGCGTTCGGCCTGGGGTGGAGGCTGGCCCTGGTGGCGCACGGTCAGGCTCCTGATTCACTGCTCGACGGCTACCACGAAGAGCGTCACGCGGCCGGTGCGCGCCTGCTGCGCAACACCCGCGCGCAGGCGGTGCTCGGTCAGGCGGACGGGGACGACCGGCTGGGTCCGGTGCGCGACCTGCTCGGCGAGCTGGCCGAGTGCGAGGCCACCGCCGGGCCGCTGGCCGAGGCGATCACGGGGGTCGGGACCCGGTACCCGGCGTCCGGGGACGTCGGGCATCCGTGGGCGGGGCGGATGGTGCCTGACGTCGTTCTGCGCCAGGGCGGGACGGATTCTCCGGCTGGTCCGGCTGGTCCGGCGGTTCTGGCCGATCCAGACAGCCTGACAGCACTCCTGGCCCGAGTGGTCGGCGGTGTGCTGCTGCTCGACGGCTCCGCCGACTCGCCTGTACTCGCCGCCGCCGTCACCCCGTGGGCGGACCGCGTGACGACTGCCTACGCCGTCCCACCTGCCCTGGAGGGCGCCCGCGCGATCCTCGTCCGTCCCGACGGCCACGCCGCGTGGATCGGCGCACCGTCAACGACCGCGGAGGTGGCGGCGAAGGAGCTGCACGATGCCCTCGGTCGCTGGTTCGGGATCGAGCGAGCTGTCGGATCCGGGCCGCACCGTTCGTAG